In Patescibacteria group bacterium, a single window of DNA contains:
- the rpsG gene encoding 30S ribosomal protein S7, which translates to MRRQQARVRQLNPDPIYNDVLVSKLINRSMRDGKKSVAQTQIYKAFEIIKEQTKEDPMKIFHAAMENISPNMEVRPRRIGGAAYQVPMSVRGTRRETLAIRWLVTVARTKSNTEFHSFGEKMASELMDAYKGEGMAMKKKKDVENMAEANRAFAHFKW; encoded by the coding sequence ATGCGAAGACAGCAAGCGCGAGTGCGACAGCTTAACCCTGATCCAATTTATAATGACGTTTTAGTAAGTAAACTTATTAATCGTTCAATGCGCGATGGAAAGAAAAGTGTTGCCCAAACTCAAATTTATAAAGCTTTTGAAATTATTAAAGAACAAACAAAAGAGGATCCAATGAAAATTTTCCACGCTGCTATGGAAAATATTTCTCCAAACATGGAAGTGCGACCAAGAAGAATTGGAGGAGCTGCTTATCAAGTCCCAATGAGTGTACGAGGAACAAGACGAGAAACTCTTGCAATAAGATGGCTTGTGACTGTAGCTCGTACAAAATCAAACACTGAATTTCATAGTTTTGGAGAAAAGATGGCTTCAGAATTAATGGATGCATATAAAGGTGAAGGAATGGCAATGAAGAAAAAGAAAGACGTTGAAAATATGGCAGAAGCAAATAGAGCATTTGCTCACTTCAAGTGGTAA
- the rpsL gene encoding 30S ribosomal protein S12, with translation MPTIAQLIRKPRSKKPTKQKATSLKWWFNAKDRKFKRESSPFKRGVVLSVRTMTPKKPNSALRKVARVRLSNKQEVTAYIMGEGHELAEHAIVLVRGGRVKDLPGVKYHIVRGKNDTTGVVGRKTARSRYGTKREGGSANAKTASASATA, from the coding sequence ATGCCAACGATTGCACAATTAATTAGAAAACCAAGAAGCAAAAAACCAACAAAGCAAAAGGCAACGTCTTTAAAATGGTGGTTTAATGCAAAGGACAGAAAATTTAAAAGAGAGTCTTCTCCTTTCAAAAGAGGAGTGGTGCTATCTGTGCGTACAATGACTCCAAAGAAACCAAATTCAGCTCTTAGAAAAGTGGCAAGAGTTCGACTTTCAAATAAACAAGAAGTTACAGCTTATATTATGGGTGAAGGACATGAGCTTGCAGAACATGCAATTGTTTTAGTTCGCGGAGGCCGTGTCAAAGATTTACCAGGAGTTAAATATCATATAGTACGAGGCAAAAACGATACAACAGGAGTTGTTGGACGAAAGACTGCAAGAAGCCGATATGGTACAAAGAGGGAAGGAGGATCCGCCAATGCGAAGACAGCAAGCGCGAGTGCGACAGCTTAA